One segment of Xanthomonas oryzae pv. oryzae DNA contains the following:
- the rpoN gene encoding RNA polymerase factor sigma-54 — protein sequence MKTTISAQLGQQLHLTPQLLQSIRLLQLDGMQLELEIRRALETNPLLELEELADNGDEATTNDDGASDIAAFDELPESTMWDVQSSSWNDGDDDRMQRVAAGESTDPHVRILRELALDLDEAALGAAAFWLEQTDDAGYLTEALPMLQQLGATRLGMTVQAVEAIRQRLLHGDPAGLAACDLRECLQAQLRALPGRVPARHLAARILDGDLELLAAHDYAVLARAHDAEVDDTREAVRLILSLQPRPGDDLLQESNASVIPDVLAWHADGSWRVALNPATTHRVSINPVHERALAEAGEAAQPLRDMLQEARWLTRGLSMRYETLLRATRAIVERQAAFLARGEEAMAPLTLKEIADKIGMHESTISRITTGKYIQTPRGTFELKHFFAVRLEGASVSGQAVKAMVRRLIESEPAGRPLADEAIAGLLSRQGVHIARRTVAKYREQLDIAPARERRRTTKPLLARAG from the coding sequence ATGAAGACGACCATTTCCGCCCAGCTTGGCCAGCAACTGCACCTCACCCCGCAGTTGTTGCAGTCGATCCGTCTGTTGCAATTGGACGGCATGCAGTTGGAACTGGAAATCCGTCGTGCGCTGGAAACCAATCCGTTGCTGGAGTTGGAAGAGCTGGCCGATAACGGGGACGAGGCCACCACCAACGACGATGGCGCCAGCGATATCGCCGCGTTCGACGAGCTTCCGGAAAGCACGATGTGGGACGTGCAGAGCAGCAGCTGGAACGATGGCGACGACGATCGCATGCAGCGCGTAGCCGCCGGCGAGTCCACCGACCCGCACGTGCGCATCCTGCGCGAATTGGCGCTGGATCTGGACGAGGCGGCGTTGGGGGCCGCCGCGTTCTGGCTGGAGCAGACCGACGACGCCGGGTATCTGACCGAAGCGCTGCCCATGCTGCAGCAGCTGGGCGCCACCCGTCTGGGTATGACCGTGCAGGCCGTGGAAGCGATCCGTCAGCGTCTGCTGCACGGTGACCCGGCCGGCCTGGCCGCCTGCGATCTGCGCGAGTGTCTGCAAGCGCAGCTGCGTGCCCTGCCCGGCCGTGTGCCGGCACGCCACCTGGCGGCGCGCATCCTGGACGGCGATCTGGAGCTGCTGGCGGCGCATGACTACGCGGTGCTCGCGCGTGCGCACGATGCCGAGGTGGACGATACGCGCGAAGCGGTGCGGCTGATCCTGTCGCTGCAACCGCGCCCGGGCGACGACCTGCTGCAGGAAAGCAACGCCAGCGTGATTCCGGATGTGCTCGCCTGGCATGCCGACGGCAGCTGGCGCGTCGCACTTAATCCGGCCACCACCCATCGCGTCAGCATCAACCCGGTGCACGAACGCGCGCTGGCCGAAGCCGGCGAGGCAGCACAGCCGTTGCGCGACATGCTGCAGGAAGCGCGCTGGCTGACTCGCGGGCTGTCGATGCGCTACGAGACCCTGCTGCGTGCAACGCGCGCCATCGTCGAACGCCAGGCCGCCTTCCTGGCGCGTGGCGAAGAAGCGATGGCACCGCTGACGCTGAAAGAAATCGCCGACAAGATCGGCATGCACGAATCGACGATCTCGCGCATCACCACCGGCAAATACATCCAGACCCCGCGCGGCACCTTCGAGCTCAAGCACTTCTTCGCCGTGCGGCTGGAAGGCGCCAGCGTCTCCGGCCAGGCCGTCAAGGCGATGGTGCGTCGCTTGATCGAAAGCGAGCCGGCCGGTCGGCCGTTGGCCGACGAGGCCATTGCCGGATTGCTGTCGCGGCAAGGCGTTCACATTGCGCGCCGCACCGTCGCCAAGTACCGCGAACAACTGGATATCGCCCCGGCACGCGAGCGCCGCCGCACCACCAAACCGCTGCTTGCCCGGGCAGGATAA
- a CDS encoding acetyltransferase, which translates to MERALIIGASGWGREVLEQMRGDAGHGKDWLIGGFLDSRTNILDSYGVDTPIIGDPMNYLPQPDDVFVCAMGNPYDRHRYALPILQKGGRFIPICTDVRLGRRVHFGQGCFFGLMVHSGPDVRIGDFVTIHAQSMLGHDVRIGDYVHVGAMAFMGGGVQLGDFVTVHPRATLMPGVKVGDGAVIGAGAVVLKDVPAGATVFGNPAKIVFNKNIPTD; encoded by the coding sequence ATGGAACGCGCACTCATTATCGGCGCCAGCGGCTGGGGCCGCGAAGTCCTGGAGCAAATGCGTGGCGATGCCGGGCATGGCAAGGATTGGCTGATTGGCGGATTCCTGGACAGCCGCACCAATATCCTAGACAGCTACGGTGTCGACACACCGATCATTGGCGATCCGATGAACTACCTGCCACAGCCTGACGATGTATTCGTTTGTGCGATGGGCAATCCCTACGACCGCCACCGCTACGCGCTGCCGATCCTCCAAAAAGGCGGGCGATTCATTCCCATCTGTACCGACGTCCGCTTGGGCAGGCGTGTGCATTTCGGCCAGGGCTGCTTTTTTGGCCTGATGGTCCATTCCGGGCCGGACGTGCGCATCGGCGATTTTGTCACCATCCATGCCCAGAGCATGCTTGGCCACGACGTACGCATCGGTGACTACGTGCACGTTGGCGCAATGGCCTTCATGGGCGGCGGCGTGCAGCTTGGCGACTTCGTCACCGTGCATCCGCGCGCGACCCTGATGCCAGGAGTGAAGGTCGGTGACGGCGCGGTCATCGGGGCTGGCGCGGTGGTCTTGAAGGACGTACCGGCCGGAGCCACGGTGTTCGGTAATCCGGCCAAAATTGTGTTCAACAAAAACATACCGACAGACTGA
- a CDS encoding sigma-54 dependent transcriptional regulator, with the protein MSESRILLIDSDAVRAERTVSLLEFMDFNPRWVTDGADINPGRHRHDEWMAVMVGSAQDAAQADKFFDWLADAKLPPPVLLMEGSPTAFAQAHGLHEANVWALDTPLRHAQLEALLRRASLKRLDAEHQAGVQQDSGPTGNSEAVTRLRRLIDQVAAFDTTVLVLGESGTGKEVVARAIHQHSPRRDGPFVAINCGAIPPDLLESELFGHEKGAFTGALTTRKGRFEMAEGGTLLLDEIGDMSLPMQVKLLRVLQERSFERVGGGQTIRCNVRVIAATHRNLETRISDGQFREDLFYRLNVFPIEMPALRERVDDLAMLVQTIAGQLARTGRGEVRFAEEALQALRSYNWPGNVRELTNLVERLAVLHPGGLVRVQDLPARYRGDFASTILVELPPEPALLAAPVEVTDLPSNVVTLQPKTADAEPATAASLPDDGIDLRGHMANIELALINEALERTQGVVAHAAQLLGLRRTTLVEKLRKYGIDREQTELAN; encoded by the coding sequence ATGAGTGAGTCCCGCATTCTGTTGATCGACAGTGACGCCGTGCGCGCCGAGCGCACCGTGTCGCTGCTCGAATTTATGGACTTCAATCCCCGCTGGGTCACCGACGGCGCCGATATCAATCCTGGCCGTCACCGCCACGATGAGTGGATGGCGGTGATGGTGGGCTCGGCGCAGGACGCTGCACAGGCCGACAAATTCTTCGACTGGCTGGCCGATGCCAAGTTGCCGCCGCCCGTGCTGCTGATGGAGGGCAGCCCGACCGCGTTCGCGCAAGCGCACGGCCTGCACGAAGCCAATGTCTGGGCATTGGACACCCCCCTGCGTCATGCGCAGCTGGAAGCCCTGCTGCGCCGTGCAAGCCTCAAGCGGCTGGATGCCGAGCATCAGGCCGGCGTGCAGCAGGATTCGGGCCCGACCGGCAATAGCGAAGCGGTGACCCGCCTGCGCCGGCTGATCGACCAGGTGGCTGCGTTCGACACCACCGTGCTGGTGCTGGGCGAATCCGGTACCGGCAAAGAAGTCGTGGCACGCGCCATCCACCAGCATTCGCCGCGACGCGACGGGCCGTTCGTCGCAATCAATTGCGGCGCGATTCCGCCGGATCTGCTGGAAAGCGAATTGTTCGGCCACGAAAAAGGCGCCTTCACCGGCGCGCTGACCACCCGCAAGGGCCGCTTCGAAATGGCCGAAGGCGGCACGCTGCTGCTGGACGAAATCGGCGACATGAGCCTGCCGATGCAGGTCAAGCTGCTGCGCGTGCTGCAGGAACGCAGCTTCGAGCGCGTCGGCGGCGGGCAGACCATCCGCTGCAACGTGCGCGTGATCGCCGCGACGCACCGCAACCTGGAAACCCGCATCAGCGATGGCCAGTTCCGCGAGGACCTGTTCTATCGCCTCAACGTGTTTCCGATCGAAATGCCGGCGCTGCGCGAACGCGTGGACGATCTGGCCATGCTGGTGCAGACGATTGCGGGCCAACTGGCACGCACCGGACGCGGCGAAGTGCGCTTCGCCGAAGAAGCCCTGCAGGCGCTGCGCAGCTACAACTGGCCAGGCAACGTACGCGAGCTCACCAATCTGGTGGAGCGCCTGGCGGTGCTGCATCCGGGTGGGCTGGTGCGGGTGCAGGATCTGCCGGCGCGGTATCGCGGCGATTTCGCCTCGACCATCCTGGTCGAGTTGCCGCCGGAACCGGCACTGCTGGCCGCGCCGGTCGAAGTCACCGACCTACCAAGCAACGTGGTGACGCTGCAGCCCAAGACGGCCGATGCCGAACCGGCCACGGCTGCCAGCTTGCCGGATGACGGTATCGATTTGCGTGGCCACATGGCCAACATCGAGCTGGCGTTGATCAACGAAGCACTGGAACGCACCCAGGGCGTGGTGGCGCATGCCGCCCAACTGCTCGGCCTGCGCCGTACCACATTGGTGGAGAAGCTGCGCAAGTACGGCATCGACCGCGAGCAGACCGAGCTGGCCAACTGA
- a CDS encoding ketoacyl-ACP synthase III, with product MPTSTLHNVRFAGMATCVPKRVVSNLTDCRPQIRSERERLVRNIGIETRRMASEWQCFSDLAFDATEVLLEKLQWKRDEIDALIVVTQSPDYPIPATAIILQDRLGLSHATVAFDVNLGCSAYPFGINLLGSMIAAGGVNKGLLLVGDRSANLEDPIFSDSGTATALEFSADAPPMYFDLNSDGSGYKAIILPVGGQREPVAIQHLLPYRENEKDRWHQATDLQLDGAAVLSFSTQRVPPAVEKLIAYAGVSKDEIDYFVFHQANRMINETIRKKLGLAVEKVPSTLHDFGNTSGASLPVTMTARINKELESAPKRVLLCGFGIGLSWGTCLVDIDGAVFPDLIES from the coding sequence ATGCCGACCTCCACGCTGCACAACGTCCGCTTTGCCGGCATGGCGACATGCGTGCCCAAGCGTGTGGTGTCCAATCTCACCGACTGCCGCCCGCAGATCCGTTCCGAGCGCGAGCGCCTGGTGCGCAACATCGGCATCGAGACGCGGCGCATGGCCTCGGAGTGGCAGTGCTTTTCCGACCTGGCCTTCGATGCAACCGAAGTACTGCTCGAAAAACTGCAGTGGAAGCGTGACGAGATCGATGCACTGATCGTGGTGACCCAGTCGCCGGATTATCCGATTCCGGCCACCGCTATCATCCTGCAAGACCGGCTGGGGCTGTCGCATGCCACCGTCGCCTTCGACGTCAACCTGGGCTGCTCGGCCTATCCGTTCGGCATCAACCTGCTTGGCTCCATGATTGCCGCCGGCGGCGTCAACAAGGGCCTGCTGCTGGTCGGCGACCGCAGCGCGAACCTGGAAGACCCGATCTTCTCCGACTCCGGCACGGCCACCGCGCTGGAGTTCAGCGCCGACGCGCCGCCGATGTATTTCGACCTCAACAGCGATGGTAGCGGCTACAAAGCCATCATCCTGCCGGTGGGTGGGCAACGCGAGCCTGTCGCGATTCAGCACCTGCTGCCTTATCGCGAAAACGAGAAGGATCGCTGGCACCAAGCCACCGACCTGCAACTCGATGGCGCCGCCGTGCTCAGCTTCTCGACCCAGCGCGTACCTCCCGCAGTTGAAAAATTGATCGCGTATGCCGGCGTTTCCAAAGATGAGATTGATTACTTCGTGTTCCATCAAGCCAACCGCATGATCAACGAGACCATTCGCAAGAAGCTCGGCCTTGCGGTCGAAAAAGTTCCGTCCACCCTGCACGACTTCGGCAATACCAGTGGCGCCTCGCTACCGGTGACCATGACTGCGCGCATCAATAAAGAACTCGAATCCGCACCCAAGCGCGTATTGCTATGCGGCTTTGGCATTGGCTTGTCGTGGGGCACGTGCCTGGTGGATATCGACGGTGCGGTGTTTCCGGACTTGATCGAGTCGTGA
- a CDS encoding response regulator transcription factor, with translation MRVIIVDDHTLVRAGLSRLLQTFAGIDVVGEASNAQQALDMTSLHRPDLVLMDLSLPGRSGLDAMTDVLRAAPRTHVVMMSMHDDPVHVRDALDRGAVGFVVKDAAPLELELALRAAAAGQVFLSPQISSKMIAPMLGREKPVGIAALSPRQREILREIGRGQSNKEIAADLGISVKTVETHRARMMESLGCRRANDLVLLAAKHHNELV, from the coding sequence GTGCGAGTCATCATCGTCGACGATCACACCCTTGTCCGTGCCGGCCTGTCCAGGCTGCTGCAAACTTTCGCCGGCATCGATGTCGTGGGCGAGGCGAGCAACGCGCAACAAGCCCTGGACATGACGTCCCTGCACCGGCCCGACCTGGTGTTGATGGACCTGTCCCTGCCTGGCCGTAGCGGCCTGGATGCCATGACCGACGTACTGCGCGCCGCGCCGCGCACGCATGTGGTGATGATGTCGATGCACGACGACCCGGTGCACGTGCGCGATGCGCTCGATCGCGGCGCCGTCGGCTTCGTGGTCAAGGACGCCGCACCGCTGGAACTGGAACTGGCGTTGCGCGCTGCCGCTGCTGGTCAAGTGTTCCTGAGCCCGCAGATCTCGTCCAAGATGATTGCGCCGATGCTCGGCCGCGAAAAGCCGGTCGGTATTGCCGCACTGTCGCCACGCCAGCGCGAGATTCTGCGCGAAATTGGCCGCGGCCAAAGCAATAAGGAAATCGCGGCCGATCTGGGCATCAGCGTCAAGACGGTGGAAACCCACCGCGCACGCATGATGGAATCACTCGGTTGCCGTCGCGCCAACGATCTGGTGCTGCTGGCGGCCAAACATCACAACGAGTTGGTCTGA
- the fliS gene encoding flagellar export chaperone FliS, whose product MYGSNRQYAEQYRKVGVATSVTEADPHKLVSLLFAGACQRIRLAQACLAQGDQARKGKAIGEACAIVGHLNGSLDHEAGGEIAGNLSALYDYVMQRLTAANLHNDETALTEVLDLLSEIDSAWNSIPLEQRGLSAVS is encoded by the coding sequence ATGTACGGTTCCAATCGTCAATATGCCGAGCAATATCGCAAGGTCGGCGTGGCCACCAGCGTGACCGAAGCCGACCCGCACAAGCTGGTCTCGCTGCTGTTCGCCGGTGCCTGCCAGCGCATCCGTCTGGCCCAGGCCTGCCTGGCGCAGGGCGACCAGGCGCGCAAGGGCAAGGCCATTGGTGAGGCCTGCGCAATCGTTGGTCACTTGAACGGTTCGCTCGATCACGAAGCCGGTGGCGAGATCGCTGGTAACCTCTCGGCCCTGTACGACTACGTGATGCAGCGGCTGACCGCAGCCAACCTGCACAACGATGAGACTGCGTTGACAGAAGTGCTGGATTTGCTCAGCGAAATCGACTCGGCGTGGAACTCCATCCCCCTCGAACAACGCGGCCTTTCCGCCGTTTCGTGA
- a CDS encoding PilZ domain-containing protein has protein sequence MSTLGTLAPSADAELFADTLSCELQLPASFRAGSDAGTHSAAETLLRSLGQVEDLRSEETSEDRGELPLLVQRMDAKLDLMLALIGRLVRHGDSGLSQGLVRWSVRGIRLSCASSHAPGTTGSVCLQPSDWLPELVQLPATVLASASDGHDVWLWLRFAPLAPGLQDALERHLFRLHRRQIADARRQR, from the coding sequence ATGAGCACGCTCGGCACACTCGCGCCATCTGCCGATGCCGAGCTGTTTGCCGACACGCTTAGTTGCGAGTTGCAGTTGCCTGCCAGCTTCCGCGCCGGGAGCGACGCCGGCACGCACAGCGCCGCGGAAACCCTATTGCGCAGCCTCGGCCAGGTCGAAGACTTGCGTAGCGAGGAAACCAGCGAAGACCGCGGGGAACTGCCGTTGCTGGTGCAGCGCATGGACGCCAAACTCGATTTGATGCTCGCGCTGATCGGCCGCTTGGTGCGCCACGGCGACAGCGGCCTGAGCCAGGGCTTGGTACGTTGGTCGGTGCGCGGCATTCGCCTGAGTTGCGCAAGCAGCCACGCACCAGGCACCACTGGCAGTGTTTGTTTGCAGCCATCCGATTGGCTTCCTGAACTTGTACAGCTTCCTGCCACCGTGCTGGCGAGCGCGAGCGATGGCCACGATGTCTGGCTGTGGCTGCGGTTTGCCCCGCTTGCGCCGGGCCTGCAGGACGCGCTGGAACGCCACCTGTTTCGTTTGCATCGCCGTCAGATCGCCGACGCCCGCCGCCAGCGCTGA
- a CDS encoding response regulator, translating to MSKLTVLLVDDHEGFINAAMRHFRKVEWLNIVGSAANGLEAIERSESLRPNVVLMDLAMPEMGGLQATRLIKTQDDPPYIVIASHFDDAEHREHALRAGADNFVSKLSYIQEVMPILEGLTVRSQE from the coding sequence ATGAGCAAACTCACCGTGCTGCTGGTCGACGACCACGAGGGCTTCATCAACGCTGCGATGCGTCATTTTCGCAAAGTCGAGTGGCTCAATATCGTGGGCAGTGCCGCCAATGGGCTGGAAGCGATCGAGCGTTCTGAGTCGCTGCGCCCCAATGTCGTGCTGATGGACCTGGCCATGCCGGAGATGGGCGGGCTGCAGGCCACGCGTCTGATCAAGACGCAGGACGATCCGCCGTATATTGTCATCGCAAGCCACTTCGATGATGCCGAGCATCGTGAACACGCTCTTCGCGCGGGTGCTGACAATTTTGTCAGCAAGCTGTCCTATATCCAGGAAGTCATGCCAATCCTGGAGGGCCTGACGGTAAGGAGCCAGGAATGA
- a CDS encoding DegT/DnrJ/EryC1/StrS family aminotransferase yields the protein MPIPVTSPLLPPLEEFLPYLERIWTSRIVSNGGEMHSALERALCDYLGVPHLALLTNGTTALITALQALRITGEVITTPYSFVATAHSLLWKSITPVFVDIDPLTLNMDPSKIEAAITPQTTAIMPVHCYGTACDTTAITRIADIYNLKVIYDAAHAFGVRDDGGSLLRHGDLSVLSFHATKVFNTFEGGAIVCPDQKTYQRIGHLKNFGFVDETTVVAPGINGKMNEISAAFGLLQLQHIDNAIAQRSAIDAQYRQRLSDVRGIRCVARPAHSSANYAYFPVLVQDHYPLSRDALYHLMREHGILVRRYFYPLISDFPMYRALPSSAPAWLPVARSVAAQVLCLPIFPGLSSDQVDTVADLIAGQQAT from the coding sequence ATGCCCATCCCCGTCACCAGTCCGCTGCTGCCGCCACTGGAAGAATTTCTGCCCTACCTGGAGCGGATCTGGACCAGCCGCATCGTCAGCAACGGTGGCGAGATGCACAGCGCACTCGAGCGCGCGCTCTGCGATTACCTGGGCGTGCCGCATCTGGCATTGCTGACCAACGGCACCACCGCGCTGATCACCGCACTGCAGGCGCTGCGCATCACCGGCGAGGTGATCACCACGCCCTACTCCTTCGTTGCCACCGCGCATTCGCTGCTGTGGAAAAGCATCACCCCGGTGTTTGTGGACATCGATCCGTTGACGCTCAACATGGACCCGTCGAAGATCGAAGCGGCCATCACCCCGCAGACCACTGCAATCATGCCGGTGCATTGCTACGGCACCGCGTGCGATACGACGGCCATCACGCGCATCGCCGACATCTACAACCTCAAGGTGATCTACGACGCTGCGCATGCCTTCGGCGTGCGCGATGACGGCGGCTCGCTCCTGCGCCATGGCGACCTGAGCGTGTTGAGCTTTCATGCGACCAAGGTCTTCAACACCTTCGAAGGCGGCGCAATTGTCTGCCCCGACCAAAAAACCTATCAGCGCATCGGGCATCTGAAAAACTTCGGCTTCGTCGATGAAACCACGGTGGTAGCGCCGGGCATCAACGGCAAAATGAACGAGATCAGCGCGGCGTTCGGCTTGCTGCAACTGCAGCACATCGACAATGCCATCGCACAGCGCAGTGCCATCGATGCGCAGTACCGGCAGCGGTTGAGCGATGTGCGCGGCATCCGCTGTGTTGCGCGGCCCGCGCATTCCAGCGCCAATTACGCGTATTTTCCGGTGTTGGTGCAGGACCACTATCCGTTGTCGCGCGATGCGCTGTACCACTTGATGCGCGAGCACGGCATTCTGGTGCGGCGCTATTTCTATCCGTTGATCAGCGACTTCCCGATGTACCGTGCCCTGCCCTCGTCGGCGCCGGCGTGGTTGCCGGTGGCGCGATCGGTGGCCGCACAGGTGCTGTGCCTGCCGATCTTTCCTGGCTTGAGCAGCGACCAGGTCGATACCGTTGCCGATCTCATCGCCGGCCAACAGGCGACATGA
- a CDS encoding SDR family NAD(P)-dependent oxidoreductase, which yields MNIALDQNDPFSLQGKRILVTGASSGIGRQIALSCAQIGAQLVITGRNEGRLAETFALLEGTGHAQVIANLDKQEDIDHLVTSVGVLDGVAHAAGIARLAPFRMINRAHLDETFASNVYAPLLLTRGLLAKKRINANGSILLISAVGSHIGPVATAAYSASKAALLGAMRTLALEVAKHGIRANCIVPGYVRTPMLEGLKQSGGSIDEHAKLTPLGLGEPEDVAYAAVFYLSDASRWVTRNYFLVDGGLTVPMDVYA from the coding sequence GTGAATATCGCCCTCGATCAGAACGACCCGTTTTCATTGCAGGGCAAACGTATTCTGGTCACCGGTGCATCGTCAGGCATCGGACGGCAGATCGCACTGAGCTGCGCGCAGATCGGTGCACAACTGGTCATCACAGGCCGCAACGAAGGGCGCTTGGCCGAGACCTTCGCCTTACTTGAAGGCACAGGGCATGCGCAGGTGATCGCCAACCTGGACAAGCAGGAAGACATCGACCATCTCGTGACTTCGGTCGGCGTCCTGGATGGCGTCGCACACGCAGCCGGCATCGCCCGACTGGCACCATTCCGGATGATCAACCGCGCGCATCTGGACGAAACGTTCGCCAGTAATGTCTATGCACCGCTGCTACTGACGCGCGGCCTGCTGGCGAAAAAGCGCATCAACGCCAACGGCTCCATCCTGTTGATATCGGCGGTGGGCTCGCACATCGGTCCTGTCGCCACTGCCGCCTACTCTGCCAGCAAGGCTGCGCTGCTCGGCGCAATGCGCACTCTGGCACTGGAAGTGGCCAAGCACGGTATCCGCGCCAACTGTATCGTGCCCGGCTATGTGCGCACGCCAATGCTCGAGGGCCTCAAACAGAGCGGCGGCAGCATCGACGAGCACGCCAAACTGACCCCCTTGGGACTTGGCGAACCGGAAGACGTGGCTTACGCGGCGGTGTTTTATCTATCCGACGCCAGTCGCTGGGTCACCCGCAACTACTTCCTCGTAGATGGTGGCCTGACCGTGCCGATGGACGTCTACGCATGA
- a CDS encoding SDR family NAD(P)-dependent oxidoreductase produces the protein MSNATRKAFFLEGKTILVTGASSGLGQEIALTCARRGARLVISGRDPERLQQTHAQLAGNGHVQVQADLTVSEDRERLVQASQRIDGVVHCFGGQMLSPIRQLKEELMTRMYQVHFLAPVMLTQRLLQANAINAQGSILFMLSTSAHIGTRGVGPYSAMKSGLLGIIRCLALEQAKHRIRVNGISPSAVPTPRLWGEDNGLNEMLNQQRARHPLGLGTPHDVANAAVYLLADASRWVTGTSLVMDGGAVL, from the coding sequence ATGAGCAATGCGACTCGTAAAGCCTTTTTCCTAGAGGGCAAGACCATCCTGGTCACCGGCGCATCGTCCGGCCTTGGCCAGGAAATCGCACTGACCTGCGCACGACGCGGCGCGCGCTTGGTTATCAGTGGCCGCGATCCCGAGCGTCTCCAGCAAACCCATGCGCAACTGGCCGGCAACGGGCATGTGCAGGTGCAGGCCGACCTGACTGTTTCGGAGGACCGAGAGCGCCTGGTGCAAGCCAGCCAGCGCATCGACGGTGTCGTGCACTGCTTCGGCGGGCAGATGCTGTCTCCGATTCGCCAGCTGAAGGAAGAGCTGATGACGCGCATGTATCAGGTGCATTTCCTGGCGCCGGTCATGCTGACGCAGCGTCTGCTGCAAGCCAATGCCATTAATGCACAAGGCTCCATCCTGTTCATGCTGTCCACCTCCGCGCATATTGGGACACGCGGCGTGGGGCCGTACTCGGCAATGAAGTCCGGCCTGCTGGGCATCATCCGATGCTTAGCGTTGGAACAAGCCAAGCACCGCATCAGAGTCAACGGTATCTCGCCATCGGCCGTGCCCACTCCGCGCCTCTGGGGTGAAGACAACGGGCTCAACGAAATGCTGAACCAACAACGCGCGCGCCATCCACTAGGGCTGGGCACCCCGCACGATGTCGCCAACGCTGCGGTCTACCTGCTGGCCGACGCCAGCCGTTGGGTCACCGGCACCAGTTTGGTCATGGACGGCGGGGCGGTGCTCTGA
- a CDS encoding acyl carrier protein codes for MTQETFIENFISATDFQEPVEVTLDTVLLELPEWDSLAALGVIVMFDMEYSKTITGDDLTAAITVGDLYKLTEA; via the coding sequence ATGACCCAGGAAACGTTTATCGAGAACTTCATTTCCGCCACCGACTTCCAGGAGCCGGTGGAGGTCACGCTGGACACCGTGCTGCTGGAATTGCCGGAATGGGATTCACTGGCGGCACTGGGCGTGATCGTGATGTTCGACATGGAGTACAGCAAGACCATTACCGGCGATGACCTCACCGCTGCCATCACCGTCGGCGATCTCTACAAACTGACCGAGGCGTAA